A stretch of the Malus domestica chromosome 08, GDT2T_hap1 genome encodes the following:
- the LOC114826301 gene encoding uncharacterized protein: MEVESKAKLLNKKKSFSHSTVLIAICLFSLFLILILYLAQPSPSFSPALKLQNSVTFLPLKDTRFANTAMKGNTWFMSSLNDTYEENESEYLYFPSKASDEKLLCIKGNDISDGTRNSYALAYPEGLPNSTTFLKGLAFMSDTFYDYGNLWHELTAMMPFVGWSIKNRCAKQARLVLFH; the protein is encoded by the coding sequence ATGGAAGTGGAAAGCAAGGCCAAGCTATTAAACAAAAAGAAGAGCTTTTCTCACTCAACTGTTCTCATCGCCATTTGCCTTTTTTCACTCTTTCTGATTCTTATCCTATATCTTGCACAACcctctccttccttctctcCCGCCTTGAAACTCCAAAACTCGGTTACATTTCTTCCTCTCAAAGACACAAGGTTTGCCAACACTGCAATGAAGGGAAACACTTGGTTTATGAGCTCCTTGAACGACACATATGAAGAAAATGAATCTGAATACCTTTATTTCCCTTCGAAGGCGTCCGACGAAAAGCTATTGTGCATTAAAGGGAATGACATAAGCGACGGCACCAGAAACTCATATGCCTTGGCATATCCTGAAGGCCTACCAAACTCCACCACATTCTTGAAGGGTCTCGCGTTCATGTCCGACACATTCTATGACTACGGAAACTTGTGGCACGAGTTAACGGCCATGATGCCTTTTGTCGGTTGGTCTATCAAAAATCGATGCGCAAAGCAGGCAAGGTTAGTGCTTTTCCATTAG